A single region of the Leisingera thetidis genome encodes:
- a CDS encoding DUF3726 domain-containing protein → MSYALNEVEATAKRAARGAGYDWGLAEEAAKATRWLCAQGLDGAAVLAGLLEAGYAADLPAHVPQGLDGDWLAKVRLCPLASGAALSDCAAQLQHGPLKMGPVAQPVLILAFAALAARQLGVCVTVEGEGFQAVTDAAGLQIEGALPESAAVLTVRAGGSLAAGGPLRTRAEPAEAAWAVLNRFAHKTYAPATEQSRLLGAGAGLSDND, encoded by the coding sequence ATGAGCTATGCGCTGAACGAAGTGGAAGCCACCGCCAAACGCGCCGCCCGCGGAGCCGGCTATGACTGGGGCCTGGCCGAGGAGGCCGCAAAGGCCACCCGCTGGCTGTGCGCGCAGGGGCTGGACGGGGCCGCGGTGCTGGCCGGGCTGCTGGAGGCCGGGTATGCGGCGGATCTTCCGGCCCATGTGCCGCAAGGCCTGGACGGCGACTGGCTGGCCAAGGTGCGGCTGTGCCCGCTGGCAAGCGGCGCCGCCCTGTCGGATTGCGCGGCACAGCTGCAGCACGGGCCATTGAAAATGGGGCCGGTTGCCCAGCCTGTGCTGATCCTGGCCTTTGCTGCGCTGGCCGCGCGCCAGCTTGGCGTTTGCGTCACCGTGGAGGGCGAGGGCTTTCAGGCCGTAACCGATGCTGCAGGCTTGCAGATTGAAGGCGCACTGCCGGAAAGCGCCGCCGTTCTGACCGTCCGCGCCGGCGGCAGCCTGGCAGCCGGCGGCCCGCTCCGAACCCGCGCCGAACCGGCTGAGGCGGCCTGGGCCGTTCTCAACCGCTTTGCCCATAAAACCTACGCTCCGGCCACCGAGCAGTCGCGCCTTCTGGGCGCCGGTGCCGGGCTGTCGGACAATGACTGA
- a CDS encoding dipeptidase → MTGYRIDCLQYANWSEKIFRQLREGGVDAIQVTIAYHENFRETVLNFEKWNRWFEQYPDLIMKGQWASDIDTARETGRTAVFFGFQNPSPMEDDIGLVEILHTLGARFMQLTYNNQSLLATGCYEAEDMGLTRMGKQVIKEMNRVGLVVDMSHSADRSTIEAAEISSRPIAITHANPHEWSPALRNKKDDVIRAVTGHGGMLGFSVYPHHLKDKSNCTLESFCGMIARTADKYGVEHLGIGTDLCQDQPDSVVEWMRVGRWSKEIDYGEGSAAAPGFPEMPSWFKDNRDFGNIEEGLRATGMNDDEVSGIMGGNWYRFFAENFGPKG, encoded by the coding sequence ATGACCGGATACCGTATCGATTGCCTGCAATATGCCAACTGGTCAGAGAAAATCTTCCGCCAGCTGCGGGAAGGCGGCGTGGACGCGATCCAGGTCACCATCGCCTACCACGAGAACTTCCGCGAGACGGTTCTGAACTTCGAGAAGTGGAACCGCTGGTTCGAGCAGTACCCGGACCTGATAATGAAGGGGCAGTGGGCCTCCGACATCGACACGGCGCGGGAAACGGGGCGCACTGCGGTGTTCTTCGGCTTCCAGAACCCGTCGCCGATGGAGGACGACATCGGCCTGGTCGAGATCCTGCACACCCTTGGTGCGCGCTTCATGCAGCTCACCTACAACAACCAGTCGCTGCTGGCCACGGGCTGTTACGAGGCCGAGGACATGGGGCTGACCCGGATGGGCAAGCAGGTCATCAAGGAGATGAACCGCGTCGGCCTGGTGGTCGACATGAGCCATTCCGCCGACCGCTCCACCATCGAGGCGGCGGAGATCTCCAGCCGCCCCATCGCCATCACCCATGCCAACCCGCATGAATGGTCGCCCGCCCTGCGCAACAAGAAGGACGATGTGATCCGCGCGGTGACCGGCCACGGCGGCATGCTGGGCTTCTCGGTTTATCCGCATCACCTCAAGGACAAGTCCAACTGCACGCTTGAAAGCTTCTGCGGGATGATCGCCCGCACCGCCGACAAATACGGGGTGGAGCACTTGGGCATTGGCACCGATCTCTGCCAGGACCAGCCCGACAGCGTCGTCGAATGGATGCGGGTCGGCCGCTGGAGCAAGGAAATCGATTACGGCGAAGGATCAGCCGCCGCTCCGGGCTTCCCGGAAATGCCCAGCTGGTTCAAGGACAACCGCGACTTTGGAAACATCGAAGAGGGCCTTCGCGCGACGGGCATGAACGATGACGAGGTGAGCGGCATCATGGGCGGGAACTGGTACCGGTTCTTTGCCGAAAACTTTGGCCCAAAGGGATAG
- a CDS encoding aldehyde dehydrogenase family protein has protein sequence MTKLNLIAGEWLAGESEIENRNPSDLSDLVGMFAQASADQLEATLDQAQVAQREWAAYGLERKQAVLMNIGNELMARAEELGTLLSREEGKPLAEGKGEVYRAGQFFTYYAAECLRQIGENADSVRPDIEVDVRREAVGVVAIISPWNFPTATASWKIAPALCYGNAVVWKPANITPASAVALTEIIARQDIPKGLFSLVMGSGRSIGQRLVESPKVNAISFTGSVPVGKGIAAAAIQNLTKVQMEMGSKNALAVMDDADLDLAVTLALGGAFGGTGQKCTASSRLVVHAAVHDAFVDKLVAGAQAMKVGHALEAGVQMGPVVSEQQLNENLAYADLGKSEGAELACGGQRLEMPHEGFYMSPGVFLNTTNDMRINREEMFAPLTSVIKVGSYDEALSVVNDTNFGLTSGIVTTSLARATHFRRNARTGVVTVNLPTAGTDYHVPFGGRGDSSYGPREQGKAAAEFYTTVKTAYISAGKPV, from the coding sequence GTGACCAAATTGAACCTGATTGCCGGCGAATGGCTGGCTGGCGAAAGCGAAATCGAAAACCGCAACCCGTCGGATCTGAGCGATCTGGTCGGCATGTTTGCCCAGGCCAGCGCCGATCAGCTGGAGGCAACGCTGGACCAGGCGCAGGTTGCACAGCGGGAATGGGCGGCTTACGGGCTGGAGCGCAAGCAGGCGGTTCTGATGAACATCGGCAACGAGCTGATGGCCCGAGCCGAGGAGCTGGGCACGCTGCTGTCGCGCGAAGAAGGCAAGCCGCTGGCCGAGGGCAAGGGCGAAGTCTACCGCGCCGGCCAGTTCTTCACCTATTACGCCGCCGAATGCCTGCGCCAGATCGGTGAAAACGCCGACTCCGTGCGCCCCGATATCGAGGTGGACGTGCGCCGCGAGGCGGTGGGTGTGGTCGCCATCATCTCCCCCTGGAATTTCCCGACCGCCACCGCTTCGTGGAAAATCGCGCCGGCGCTGTGCTACGGCAACGCCGTGGTCTGGAAGCCCGCCAACATCACCCCGGCCTCTGCCGTGGCCCTGACCGAAATCATCGCACGCCAGGACATTCCCAAAGGCCTGTTCTCGCTGGTCATGGGCTCGGGCCGCTCGATCGGCCAGCGCCTGGTCGAAAGCCCCAAGGTGAACGCGATCTCCTTCACCGGCTCGGTGCCGGTGGGCAAGGGCATCGCCGCCGCGGCGATCCAGAACCTGACCAAAGTGCAGATGGAGATGGGCTCCAAGAACGCGCTGGCGGTGATGGACGACGCCGACCTGGACCTGGCCGTCACCCTGGCGCTGGGCGGCGCCTTCGGCGGCACCGGCCAGAAATGCACCGCTTCCTCCCGGCTCGTGGTCCACGCGGCCGTTCACGATGCCTTTGTCGACAAGCTTGTCGCCGGGGCACAGGCCATGAAAGTGGGCCACGCGCTGGAAGCGGGCGTGCAGATGGGGCCAGTGGTCAGCGAGCAGCAGCTGAACGAGAACCTGGCCTATGCCGATCTGGGTAAATCCGAAGGCGCCGAGCTGGCCTGCGGCGGCCAGCGCCTGGAGATGCCGCACGAGGGCTTCTACATGTCGCCGGGCGTGTTCCTGAACACCACCAACGACATGCGCATCAATCGCGAGGAAATGTTCGCGCCGCTGACCAGCGTGATCAAGGTCGGCAGCTACGACGAGGCGCTGAGCGTGGTGAACGACACCAACTTCGGCCTGACCTCGGGCATCGTGACCACTTCGCTCGCCCGCGCCACCCATTTCCGCCGCAACGCGCGCACCGGTGTCGTCACCGTCAACCTGCCGACCGCAGGCACCGACTACCACGTGCCTTTCGGCGGCCGCGGCGACAGCTCCTATGGCCCGCGCGAGCAGGGCAAGGCGGCGGCGGAGTTCTACACCACCGTCAAGACCGCCTACATCAGCGCCGGCAAGCCGGTCTGA
- a CDS encoding LysR family transcriptional regulator has protein sequence MALKIEMLRTFCTVAQTGNLSEAANRLGRTQSAVSMTLKQMEEHLGKKLFEGERKNQLSPLGEQVFDLAQKQVRQFDQTVQSIEMAAEALHGLIRIVSVPSVAALVFPPVLEHMTASYPGIKVELRDTDTQQVLDALAEGKADIGIASGYHPLNGVKAVPLFEDRFGLVCSTGHPLMQQAGPPVIADIIGPAFVRNALCGLIRNAHFVEASGTADVTIHNTHSLITMVRTGKWVTVLPETVARFMPDSTAFRPIADLPDKREVYLYQRERSRFAALTEDCCAFIRSSGLFSNLAG, from the coding sequence ATGGCCCTGAAGATCGAAATGCTGCGCACCTTCTGCACCGTGGCGCAGACCGGGAACCTGTCAGAGGCGGCAAACCGGCTGGGCCGGACTCAGTCGGCTGTTTCCATGACGCTGAAACAGATGGAGGAGCATCTGGGCAAGAAGCTGTTCGAGGGCGAGCGCAAGAACCAGCTGTCGCCGCTGGGGGAGCAAGTCTTTGACCTGGCCCAGAAACAGGTGCGCCAGTTCGATCAGACGGTGCAGAGCATCGAGATGGCGGCAGAGGCGCTCCACGGTCTGATCCGCATCGTCTCGGTGCCGTCGGTGGCTGCGCTGGTGTTCCCGCCGGTGCTGGAGCACATGACAGCCAGCTATCCCGGCATAAAGGTCGAACTGCGCGACACCGACACCCAGCAGGTGCTGGATGCGCTGGCCGAGGGAAAGGCCGACATCGGCATTGCCTCGGGCTATCATCCGCTGAACGGGGTGAAGGCGGTGCCGCTGTTCGAGGACCGGTTCGGGCTGGTCTGCTCCACCGGCCACCCGCTGATGCAGCAGGCCGGCCCGCCCGTCATTGCCGACATCATCGGCCCCGCCTTTGTCCGCAACGCCCTGTGCGGCCTGATCCGGAACGCGCATTTCGTCGAGGCCAGCGGCACGGCGGATGTAACGATCCACAACACCCATTCGCTGATCACCATGGTGCGGACCGGCAAATGGGTGACGGTGCTGCCGGAAACCGTGGCCCGGTTCATGCCCGACTCGACGGCGTTCCGTCCGATTGCCGACCTGCCGGACAAGCGCGAGGTCTACCTCTACCAGCGCGAACGCTCGCGCTTTGCCGCGCTGACCGAAGACTGCTGCGCCTTCATCCGCTCCAGCGGCCTGTTCAGCAACCTGGCCGGCTGA
- a CDS encoding ABC transporter ATP-binding protein translates to MRIEARSLSYAVRGKLLLSDVSLAVQPGETLALVGPNGSGKSTLMRLLAGLARPSEGEVLLADQPLARLKRRQIAQRVAIVEQQADTAERITARSVVELGRTPWLSALRPWSGEDSLHVDKALRTVDMEGFEQREWATLSGGERQRLHIARALAQRPGLLLLDEPTNHLDIQHQLSILDCIRNLKVTTVVALHDLNQAMTCDRVAVLSRGRLVALGTPQQALRPETVSEFFGIRARWLRDGDGADPFLSFHLA, encoded by the coding sequence ATGAGGATCGAAGCCCGCAGCCTGTCCTATGCGGTGCGCGGCAAGCTGCTGCTGTCGGATGTGTCGCTGGCGGTGCAGCCGGGCGAGACGCTGGCGCTGGTGGGGCCAAACGGCTCCGGCAAGTCGACGCTGATGCGGCTGCTGGCCGGACTGGCACGCCCGTCGGAGGGCGAGGTGCTGCTGGCGGATCAGCCGCTGGCCCGGCTGAAGCGCCGCCAGATCGCCCAGCGGGTGGCGATTGTCGAGCAGCAGGCCGATACCGCCGAGCGCATCACCGCCCGGTCGGTGGTGGAACTGGGCCGCACCCCCTGGCTGTCGGCGCTGCGGCCCTGGAGCGGCGAGGACAGCCTGCATGTGGACAAGGCGCTGCGGACGGTCGACATGGAGGGCTTTGAGCAGCGCGAATGGGCGACCCTCTCCGGCGGCGAGCGGCAGCGGCTGCACATCGCCCGCGCTCTGGCGCAGCGGCCCGGGCTGCTATTGCTGGACGAGCCGACGAACCATCTGGACATTCAGCATCAGCTGTCGATCCTGGACTGCATCCGGAACCTGAAGGTGACCACGGTGGTGGCCCTGCATGACCTCAACCAGGCCATGACCTGCGACCGGGTCGCGGTGCTGTCGCGGGGGCGTCTGGTGGCGCTGGGCACGCCGCAGCAGGCGCTGCGGCCGGAGACGGTTTCGGAGTTCTTCGGGATCCGGGCGCGCTGGCTGCGGGACGGCGACGGGGCCGATCCGTTCCTGTCCTTCCACCTGGCCTGA
- a CDS encoding FecCD family ABC transporter permease, whose protein sequence is MSAAAAVAWQGVRGVCLALPVLAAAVLAGAMIGETALAPDLVLSVLANKLAGAGLPVDPVDQGIIWSYRLPRALVAGACGAALAVTGVVLQALLRNALADPYILGISAGASTGAVAVTIAGLGGGALSLSFGAFNGALLAFGFVALLARAAGAGGSRAAAAQIVLAGIAGSQLFNALTAFIIAKSANADQARGIMFWLMGNLSGVRWPDVWLAVPLALAGWVICRFHARALDAFTFGTDSAAALGIPVRRVQVVLIFATALMTAVMVSIVGSIGFVGLVIPHAARFLVGPGHRRLMPAAALTGAVFLIGADIVSRIIIPGQVLPIGVVTALIGAPAFAVILVRGQRTAR, encoded by the coding sequence ATGAGCGCGGCCGCCGCAGTTGCATGGCAGGGCGTCAGGGGCGTCTGTCTGGCCCTGCCGGTGTTGGCTGCGGCGGTTCTGGCGGGCGCAATGATCGGGGAAACCGCGCTTGCGCCTGACCTTGTCCTGTCGGTTCTGGCCAACAAACTGGCCGGAGCGGGGCTGCCGGTGGACCCGGTGGACCAGGGCATCATCTGGAGCTACCGGCTGCCGCGGGCACTGGTGGCGGGGGCCTGCGGTGCGGCGCTGGCGGTGACCGGGGTGGTGCTGCAGGCCCTGCTGCGCAATGCGCTGGCCGATCCTTACATTCTTGGAATTTCGGCCGGCGCCTCCACCGGGGCGGTGGCTGTCACCATTGCCGGGCTTGGCGGCGGGGCTCTGTCGCTGTCTTTTGGCGCCTTCAACGGGGCGCTGCTGGCCTTCGGCTTTGTCGCTTTGCTGGCGCGCGCCGCCGGGGCAGGGGGCAGCCGGGCGGCGGCGGCGCAGATCGTGCTGGCGGGCATCGCCGGCTCGCAGCTGTTCAACGCGCTGACCGCCTTCATCATCGCCAAGTCCGCCAATGCCGATCAGGCCCGCGGCATCATGTTCTGGCTGATGGGCAACCTCAGCGGCGTGCGCTGGCCGGACGTGTGGCTGGCGGTGCCGCTGGCGCTGGCGGGCTGGGTGATCTGCCGGTTCCATGCGCGGGCGCTGGATGCCTTCACCTTCGGCACCGATTCCGCCGCGGCGCTGGGCATCCCGGTGCGGCGGGTGCAGGTGGTGCTGATCTTTGCCACCGCGCTGATGACCGCGGTGATGGTATCGATCGTCGGCTCGATCGGCTTTGTCGGCCTGGTGATCCCCCACGCGGCGCGCTTTCTGGTCGGTCCCGGCCACCGCAGGCTGATGCCGGCCGCCGCCCTGACCGGGGCGGTGTTCCTGATCGGCGCCGACATTGTCTCCCGCATCATCATCCCCGGCCAGGTGCTGCCGATCGGGGTGGTTACCGCCTTGATCGGCGCGCCGGCCTTCGCCGTCATCCTGGTGCGCGGGCAGAGGACCGCGCGATGA
- a CDS encoding ABC transporter substrate-binding protein, translating into MFLRSGLIGLSFTLAAQAAAAGESFPLTIENCGQSVTFEAPAASSVTVGQAATEVLYALGLGDKVLGTSVWFNDVLPEYADVNAKVERLADNDPSFESVVAKRPGLVAAQYEWHVGPEGIVAKREQFHDLGIPTYVMPADCVGKDNTTGGDGTRTQMFTTGSLYQGIEELAAIFGEAEKGAELVAGYKAREAAAVAKAQEVALEDASAVFWFSSPELESDPFVAGQKGAPGYMMQQLGLRNVIETDEEWPTVGWETIARANPTVIVIARMDRRRFAADDHEKKLEFLRTDPVASQMDAVKNGRIVVMDAQAMDATIRAIPALEDLAAELSAIGAGE; encoded by the coding sequence ATGTTCCTGCGTTCCGGCCTGATCGGCCTGTCCTTCACTCTCGCGGCCCAGGCTGCGGCTGCCGGCGAAAGCTTTCCGCTGACCATCGAAAACTGCGGCCAGTCCGTCACCTTCGAGGCGCCTGCGGCGTCCTCCGTGACGGTTGGCCAGGCTGCCACAGAAGTGCTCTATGCGCTGGGGCTGGGCGACAAGGTGCTGGGCACCTCGGTCTGGTTCAACGACGTGCTGCCGGAATATGCAGACGTGAACGCCAAGGTCGAACGGCTGGCCGACAACGACCCGAGCTTTGAAAGCGTGGTGGCCAAGCGCCCCGGCCTGGTGGCGGCGCAATACGAATGGCACGTCGGACCCGAAGGCATCGTTGCCAAGCGCGAGCAGTTCCATGACCTCGGCATCCCGACCTATGTGATGCCCGCCGATTGCGTCGGCAAGGACAACACCACCGGCGGCGACGGCACCCGCACGCAGATGTTCACCACCGGCAGCCTCTATCAGGGCATCGAGGAACTGGCAGCGATCTTCGGCGAAGCGGAAAAGGGCGCCGAACTGGTGGCCGGCTACAAGGCGCGCGAAGCCGCGGCTGTTGCCAAGGCGCAGGAGGTTGCGCTGGAGGATGCCTCTGCCGTGTTCTGGTTTTCGTCGCCCGAACTGGAGAGTGACCCGTTTGTGGCCGGCCAAAAAGGCGCGCCCGGCTACATGATGCAGCAGCTGGGCCTGCGCAATGTGATCGAAACGGACGAGGAATGGCCCACCGTCGGCTGGGAAACCATCGCCAGGGCCAACCCGACGGTGATCGTGATTGCCCGCATGGACCGCCGCCGCTTTGCCGCAGATGACCACGAGAAAAAGCTGGAGTTCCTGCGCACCGACCCGGTCGCCAGCCAGATGGATGCTGTGAAGAACGGCCGCATCGTGGTGATGGACGCCCAGGCGATGGATGCCACCATTCGGGCGATTCCGGCGCTGGAGGATCTGGCCGCTGAACTCAGCGCGATCGGCGCCGGCGAATGA
- a CDS encoding succinylglutamate desuccinylase/aspartoacylase family protein translates to MKARPPFTIGHAEVAPGSRLTVDLPVSVLSDHTPVTMSAHVVHGRRDGPVIFVSGGVHGNEVIGVEIVRRLLRTPNLAVLKGTLIAVPIVNAFGFISRSRYLPDRRDLNRVFPGSEHGSLASRLAHLFMTEIVARSDLGIDLHSAAIHRTNFPQIRIPPGNPRARDLAGVFGPPIVMRSALREGSLRSAAMEMGKDVLLYEAGEGLRFDELSVRAGLAGILRVMRHMGMLPAKGISKPKTPPQFCSSSKWLRAPMGGLLRVYKADGGLVRQGELMGSVSDPFGEEDQEILAPFDGLIVGRAMMPVVNEGDAVFNLGSIRSFERAGDTVEDLSTQLEDDPMFDEDEII, encoded by the coding sequence ATGAAGGCGCGTCCGCCCTTCACCATCGGCCACGCCGAGGTGGCGCCGGGATCCCGGCTTACCGTCGACCTTCCGGTCAGTGTCCTGTCCGATCACACGCCGGTCACCATGTCGGCGCATGTCGTGCATGGCCGTCGGGACGGGCCGGTGATTTTTGTCAGCGGCGGCGTGCATGGCAACGAAGTGATCGGTGTGGAAATCGTGCGCCGGCTGCTGCGGACGCCGAACCTGGCGGTGCTCAAGGGCACTCTGATCGCGGTGCCGATTGTCAACGCCTTCGGCTTCATCAGCAGGTCCCGCTATCTGCCTGACAGGCGGGATCTCAACCGGGTGTTTCCCGGCAGCGAGCATGGATCGCTGGCGTCGCGTCTGGCGCATTTGTTTATGACCGAAATTGTCGCCCGGTCGGATCTCGGGATCGATTTGCACTCGGCGGCGATCCATCGGACGAACTTTCCGCAGATCCGCATCCCGCCCGGCAACCCGCGCGCCCGGGACCTCGCCGGAGTCTTCGGCCCGCCCATCGTGATGCGGTCCGCTCTTCGCGAAGGTTCCCTGCGCAGCGCGGCCATGGAGATGGGCAAGGATGTCCTTCTGTATGAGGCGGGCGAGGGGCTGCGCTTTGACGAGTTGTCGGTCAGGGCCGGGCTGGCCGGCATCCTGCGGGTAATGCGGCACATGGGGATGCTGCCGGCCAAAGGCATTTCCAAACCCAAGACACCGCCGCAGTTCTGTTCTTCCAGCAAATGGCTGCGGGCGCCAATGGGCGGCCTCCTCAGAGTGTACAAAGCCGATGGCGGGCTGGTCCGGCAGGGGGAGCTGATGGGATCCGTTTCCGACCCCTTTGGGGAGGAGGACCAGGAAATCCTGGCGCCTTTCGACGGGCTTATAGTCGGCCGCGCGATGATGCCGGTGGTGAACGAGGGGGACGCCGTGTTCAATCTGGGCAGCATCCGTTCCTTTGAGAGGGCCGGGGACACGGTAGAGGACCTCAGCACGCAGCTGGAGGATGATCCGATGTTTGATGAAGATGAGATCATCTGA
- the rimK gene encoding 30S ribosomal protein S6--L-glutamate ligase, producing the protein MKIAMLARNANLYTHKRLKAAAEERGHQLDIIDTLRCYMNIATRRPEIYYNGEKLTGYNAVIPRIGASVTFYGTAVLRQFEMMGVYPLNESVAIGRSRDKLRSMQLLSRDGVGLPVTTFAHDPKQTEEVLKLAGGAPIVIKLLEGTQGIGVVLADTDRSAKSVVEAFRGAGVNILLQEFIKESGGTDIRAIVIGGKVVAAMKRTGAEGDFRSNLHRGGSAQIVKLTPEERATAVRAAKTMGLNACGVDMLRANHGAVVMEVNSSPGLEGVENATGLDIAGKMIEFLEKHAKTGATKTKGKG; encoded by the coding sequence ATGAAAATTGCCATGCTGGCGCGAAACGCCAATCTTTATACCCACAAGCGTCTGAAAGCCGCCGCAGAGGAGCGCGGCCACCAGCTCGACATCATCGACACGCTGCGCTGCTACATGAACATCGCAACCCGGCGGCCCGAGATCTATTACAACGGTGAGAAACTGACAGGCTATAACGCCGTGATCCCGCGGATCGGGGCATCGGTCACCTTCTACGGCACCGCGGTGCTGCGCCAGTTCGAAATGATGGGGGTCTACCCGCTGAATGAAAGCGTCGCCATCGGGCGGTCGCGGGACAAGCTGCGCTCGATGCAGCTGTTGTCCCGCGATGGCGTCGGGCTGCCGGTCACCACCTTCGCGCACGACCCCAAGCAGACCGAAGAGGTGCTCAAACTCGCCGGCGGCGCGCCGATTGTGATCAAGCTGCTGGAAGGCACGCAGGGCATCGGCGTGGTGCTGGCCGATACCGACCGTTCGGCAAAATCGGTGGTCGAGGCGTTCCGCGGCGCCGGGGTCAACATCCTGCTGCAGGAATTCATCAAGGAATCCGGCGGCACCGATATCCGGGCGATTGTCATCGGCGGCAAGGTGGTTGCCGCGATGAAGCGCACCGGGGCCGAAGGCGATTTCCGCTCCAACCTGCACCGCGGCGGGTCGGCCCAGATTGTCAAGCTGACGCCGGAGGAGCGCGCCACCGCCGTCCGCGCGGCCAAGACCATGGGGCTGAACGCCTGCGGCGTCGACATGCTGCGGGCCAATCACGGCGCGGTGGTCATGGAGGTCAACTCGTCCCCCGGCCTGGAAGGGGTGGAAAACGCCACCGGCCTGGATATCGCCGGCAAGATGATCGAATTCCTGGAAAAACATGCCAAGACCGGGGCCACCAAAACCAAGGGCAAAGGGTAA
- a CDS encoding paraquat-inducible protein A, giving the protein MDAEQLIACPVCDVLHRDREVAAHTMARCARCGTVLAAPRSGAMTRIAMLSLTALILLAAAAGFPFLELKAQGLSHRASVLDAVLAFSRGPMAPLSLATGLLIVLLPAARYGALVYTLAPMALGWRPAPRAAAVYRWAERLKPWAMAEIFTIGVAVALVKVSGLAQVGLGPAFWAFAALLVVTILTDNSICRLTVWKTLKTRGAS; this is encoded by the coding sequence ATGGACGCAGAACAACTGATCGCCTGCCCGGTCTGCGACGTGCTGCACCGGGACCGGGAAGTGGCGGCGCACACCATGGCCAGATGCGCCCGCTGCGGCACGGTTCTGGCCGCGCCCAGATCCGGTGCGATGACCCGGATCGCGATGCTGTCGCTGACTGCACTGATCCTGCTGGCTGCGGCGGCCGGTTTCCCCTTTCTGGAGCTGAAGGCCCAGGGCCTGTCGCACCGGGCCTCGGTGCTGGATGCGGTGCTGGCGTTTTCACGCGGGCCGATGGCGCCCTTGTCGCTGGCCACCGGCCTTCTGATCGTGCTGCTGCCCGCCGCCCGCTACGGTGCATTGGTCTACACCCTGGCGCCGATGGCCCTGGGCTGGCGCCCGGCGCCGCGGGCGGCTGCCGTCTACCGCTGGGCGGAGCGTCTAAAACCCTGGGCCATGGCCGAGATCTTCACAATCGGCGTGGCGGTGGCGCTGGTCAAAGTGTCCGGCCTGGCGCAGGTTGGGCTGGGGCCCGCCTTCTGGGCTTTTGCCGCGCTTCTGGTGGTGACCATTCTGACCGACAACTCGATTTGCAGGCTGACCGTATGGAAAACCCTGAAGACGCGCGGCGCTTCCTGA
- a CDS encoding paraquat-inducible protein A, producing the protein MENPEDARRFLTAAEAGLAGCRACGTANSGGAQACACCGGPLDPAGPASLQRVWAWLAAGMIAYVPANIWPMLRTTAFGRTSENTLIGGIAELFSHGSYGVAFIVFFASIVIPVAKFLAIAYLAVSVRRPAALGSHGRLALYEVVEFIGRWSMIDVFVVAILTALVQLDFAAAVSPGIAAVSFALSVAFTMLAAQSFDPRLIWKAEKREYE; encoded by the coding sequence ATGGAAAACCCTGAAGACGCGCGGCGCTTCCTGACTGCCGCCGAAGCCGGGCTGGCAGGCTGCCGCGCCTGCGGCACCGCGAATTCGGGCGGCGCGCAGGCCTGCGCCTGCTGCGGCGGCCCCCTGGACCCAGCCGGACCGGCCAGCCTGCAGCGGGTCTGGGCCTGGCTGGCCGCCGGGATGATCGCCTATGTCCCGGCCAATATCTGGCCGATGCTGCGCACCACCGCCTTTGGCCGCACTTCCGAAAACACGCTGATCGGCGGCATTGCCGAACTGTTCAGCCATGGCTCCTACGGTGTCGCCTTCATCGTGTTCTTTGCCAGCATCGTGATCCCGGTCGCCAAATTCCTGGCCATCGCCTATCTTGCAGTTTCGGTCCGCAGGCCGGCGGCCCTTGGCAGCCATGGCCGGCTGGCGCTCTATGAAGTTGTCGAGTTCATCGGGCGGTGGTCGATGATCGATGTTTTTGTCGTGGCGATCCTGACCGCCCTTGTTCAGCTGGATTTTGCCGCGGCTGTCAGCCCGGGGATTGCAGCGGTCAGTTTTGCATTGTCGGTTGCCTTCACCATGCTGGCAGCCCAAAGTTTCGATCCGCGGCTGATCTGGAAAGCGGAAAAGCGAGAATATGAATGA